Genomic segment of archaeon BMS3Bbin15:
AGCAAAAGGAAGAAGGCGCGGTCAGGGTAGCAGAAAAGGTGCTAAAGGTGCGAGATTTCCGAGAAAGAAAAGGTGGATGGTTACAATAAGAGCAGTAAGAAAAGAACTTACCTCTCTCAGGGAGAGTGGTAAGATAGAGTCCAGCACTTACAGAAGATTATACCTTCTTGCTAAAGGTGGTACATTTAAAAGCAGGGCACATCTGAAGCATTATATAAAAGAACAGGGTTTTATTAAAGGGTGATTAT
This window contains:
- a CDS encoding 50S ribosomal protein L19e, whose protein sequence is MSLLTQRRLASKILKVGTNKIWFDPETTEDIEAAVTRDDVRALISDGNISVKPVVGTSRGRARKIALQKAKGRRRGQGSRKGAKGARFPRKKRWMVTIRAVRKELTSLRESGKIESSTYRRLYLLAKGGTFKSRAHLKHYIKEQGFIKG